A segment of the Pseudomonadota bacterium genome:
ACGACGCCTGCGGCCGTTTTTCCATGTACTGGGTCGCGGTGTCGAGGAGCTCCTCTGCGAGGTCGGCGAGGATGAGCCGAGGTTGTTTCATCGGGCCGGGGGCCGTGCGAAACTTTTCGATTATGAATTTAATCATCGTCGCCCTCCTGCGCGCCGCGAAAACGAGCGGAGCGATTGTACACGATTTTTCGGGTGGTTGCCAACGGCCAAAGGCGGGAGCGTTTCGTACGTGAATCGATGTGAATCAGCGGGCGTCGAGCGAGAGCTGGACCCCGGGCCAGAACGGGCCGATGGCGCGCGCCACGGCGCCGATGACCGCAACGCAGCCGCGCGTCGTGTCGCTCCGGCACTCCGGGACCCGGCCGCCGGCCATCGCTCGGGCGACCGATTCGGCGGATTCCGAGAGCGCCTGCAGGTCGTATCCGCCCTCCAGGAACAGCGTGATCCGGCCGCCGCACAGCTCCTCCGCCAGGGCCCGGAGGCGCGCCGCCATGGCGCCGTAGCACGCGCTCGTCAGCTGCATTCCGCCCAGCGGGTCGCGCTCGTGGGCGTCGAACCCCGCGCTGACGAGGATGTGGTCCGGAGCGAAGGCGCGCGCGAGCGGCGCGAACACCGAATCGATTACAGAAAGATAATCCCCGTCGACCGCACCGCCCGGGAACGGGAAGTTGACGCAGCGGCCCTTCGCGGTCGGCCCGCCGATCTCGTTCACCAGCCCCGAGCCGGGGTAGTGCGGCCACTGGTGCACGGACACGAAGAGCACGTCGGCGCTGTCCCAGAACTGGTTCTGGGTCCCGTTGCCGTGGTGCACGTCCCAGTCGAAGATGGCGACACGGCGCGCCGAGCCGTCCGCGAGGAGCGAGGCCGCGGCCACGGCGACGTTGTTGAAGATGCAGAAACCGGCCGCCGAGCCCGCGCTCGCGTGGTGCCCCGGGGGCCGTACGATCGCCCATCCCCATTCGACCTCCCGGCGGTGCACGTGGTGCGCGAGGTCGATGCCGCCACCGGCGGCCAGCAGCGCCGCGGCACGGCTTCCCGGCGAGTAGAAGGTATCCGAATCGAGGTTCCCGTGGCGCCCGGAGCCGAGCGCCCGGAGGGTCTTTTCGACGTACGGGTGTTCGTGGACCAACTCGATCTCCGCCTGCAGGGCCTCGCGGGGCTGGGGGCGCAGCGCGCCGCCCAAGGCGCCGGACGCCTCCAGCCCGCGGAGGACGGCGGGCAGGCGCTCCGGACGCTCCGGGTGGTACCCGTCCGCCGTGTGATCGAGGAAGGCGGGTGAATACAGGATTCCTGCCGTCATGGGACACTCCTGGCGGCGCCTCCGGGGCCGGCCGTCCTTGACTTGCCGCTCAGCTGGTGATAGGCAATTTCGTCCCGGATCACAACAGGATATCGAAAACCCGAGAAGGGCTTCGAGCCCGACAAAAGGGAACATCCGATGCGCGCGAAGATCATCCTGCCGAACTTGTTGATCGTGTTGATTGCCGGATTCGGGGCCTTTTTCTGGCTCCGGGGGAATCTGCACGACAAGGCCACCGAGCGCATGCGCGAGAGGCTCGGCGTCACGGCGGAGCTGTTGCGGAGATCCGAGGCGCTGCGGGGGCACGAGCTGCTCGCCGCGGTCACCAAGCAGGCGATGACCAAGGACGTGACGCAGGCGTTCGCGCCGGTCGCCTACACGCCCGCGCCGGGCGAGACCCAGGAGGCGGCCGACGCGAAGATCCGGCAGACCTGGTTCTCGCAGTGCGTCCGCGCGGTGGAGCTCTTCTCGGAGCTCTGGGGGGTCAAGAA
Coding sequences within it:
- a CDS encoding histone deacetylase — its product is MTAGILYSPAFLDHTADGYHPERPERLPAVLRGLEASGALGGALRPQPREALQAEIELVHEHPYVEKTLRALGSGRHGNLDSDTFYSPGSRAAALLAAGGGIDLAHHVHRREVEWGWAIVRPPGHHASAGSAAGFCIFNNVAVAAASLLADGSARRVAIFDWDVHHGNGTQNQFWDSADVLFVSVHQWPHYPGSGLVNEIGGPTAKGRCVNFPFPGGAVDGDYLSVIDSVFAPLARAFAPDHILVSAGFDAHERDPLGGMQLTSACYGAMAARLRALAEELCGGRITLFLEGGYDLQALSESAESVARAMAGGRVPECRSDTTRGCVAVIGAVARAIGPFWPGVQLSLDAR